Proteins from one Patagioenas fasciata isolate bPatFas1 chromosome 6, bPatFas1.hap1, whole genome shotgun sequence genomic window:
- the ACOT11 gene encoding acyl-coenzyme A thioesterase 11 isoform X3, with the protein MESPSPARNPTEVQMSQLVLPCHTNHCGELSTGQLLKWIDTAACLSAERHAGCPCVTASMDDIYFERTISVGQVVNIKAKVNRAFNSSMEVGIQVSYEDLCSGKHSSICKAYATFVAQSPSGCKVKLQPLTPQTEEEKIEHSIAAERRRMRLVHKDTLKDLLTSSPQETAELETRDGSVAVPAEKTRVESVELVLPPHANHQGNTFGGQIMAWMENVATIAASRLCHAHPTLQAIEMFHFRGPSQVGDRLVLKAIVNNSFKNSMEVGVCAEAHGQEMSVSRRHINSAFMTFVVLDEKGRPRTLPMVAPEPGDGERRYREASARKKIRLDRKYVVSCKQTEVPLSVPWDQSNKVYLSYNNVSALKTLIAKANWALAREKDKVQMYTLEEDKFLSFRIEMLVCITASQAFSLLSDLRRRHEWDKHYASAELIQQVDDDDMIYHVVSQTLSHENKPQDFVILASRRKPCSKGDPYVVAFRSVTLPTHPASDSFTRGETLCSGFCIWPESEEMSKVAYYNQATPGYLNYVTTNVVGLSSNFCATFEACEKFLLKNKEEQIVRL; encoded by the exons ATGGAGAGCCCCTCACCCGCCCGCAACCCCACAGAGGTGCAGATGAGCCAGCTGGTGCTGCCCTGCCACACCAACCACTGTGGTGAGCTCAGCACCGGCCAGCTGCTCAAGTGGATCGACACGGCCGCCTGCCTCTCTG ctGAGAGACATGCAGGCTGCCCATGTGTCACGGCTTCCATGGATGATATCTATTTTGAGCGTACCATTAG tgtcgGACAAGTTGTCAACATCAAAGCCAAAGTGAACCGAGCCTTCAACTCCAGCATGGAG GTGGGCATCCAGGTGAGCTACGAGGACCTGTGCAGCGGGAAGCACAGCAGCATCTGCAAGGCATATGCCACCTTCGTGGCACAGAGCCCCTCTGGCTGCAAG GTGAAGCTGCAGCCACTGACCCCACAGACAGAGGAGGAGAAGATTGAGCACAGCATCGCTGCCGAGCGCCGCCGCATGCGGCTGGTCCACAAGGACACTCTCAAGGACCTCCTCACCAGCAGCCCCCAAGAAACAG CAGAGCTGGAGACGCGGGATGGCAGCGTGGCAGTGCCGGCGGAGAAGACGCGAGTGGAGAGTGTGGAGCTGGTGCTGCCCCCACACGCCAACCATCAGGGCAACACCTTCGGTGGGCAGATCATGGCCTGGATGGAGAATGTGGCCACAATTGCAGCCAG CCGGCTGTGCCATGCCCACCCCACGCTGCAGGCCATTGAGATGTTCCACTTTCGGGGACCATCGCAAGTTGGGGACCGCCTGGTCCTCAAAGCCATTGTCAACAACTCCTTCAAAAACAG CATGGAGGTGGGGGTCTGTGCTGAGGCACACGGCCAGGAGATGTCCGTCAGCAGGAGACACATCAACAGTGCCTTCATGACCTTTGTGGTGCTGGACGAGAAGGGGCGGCCCCGCACCCTGCCCATGGTGGCACCTGAGCCAGGG GATGGAGAGAGGAGGTACAGAGAAGCCAGTGCTAGGAAAAAAATCCGTCTGGACCG AAAATACGTCGTCTCCTGCAAACAGACTGAGGTGCCGCTCTCTGTGCCCTGGGACCAAAGCAACAAG GTTTATTTGAGCTACAACAACGTCTCTGCACTGAAGACGCTCATAGCCAAAGCCAACTGGGCACTGGCCAGAGAAAAGGATAAG GTGCAGATGTACACGCTGGAGGAGGACAAGTTCCTCTCCTTCCGGATTGAGATGTTGGTCTGCATCACTGCCAGCCAAGCCTTCTCCCTGCTCTCCGACCTGCGGCGCCGGCACGAGTGGGACAAACACTACGC GAGTGCTGAGCTCATCCAGCAAGTGGATGACGACGACATGATCTACCACGTGGTGAGCCAGACGCTCAGCCATGAGAACAAGCCACAGGACTTCGTCATCCTGGCGTCCCGGCGGAAACCCTGCAGCAAGGG AGACCCTTACGTGGTAGCCTTTCGGTCGGTGACACTGCCCACCCACCCCGCCAGCGACAGCTTCACACGAGGGGAGACGCTCTGCTCTGGTTTCTGCATTTGGCCAGAATCAGAGGAGATGAGCAAG GTGGCTTATTACAACCAGGCCACGCCGGGGTACCTCAACTATGTCACCACCAACGTGGTGGGACTCTCCTCCAACTTCTGCGCCACATTCGAAGCCTGTGAGAAGTTCCTGCTGAAGAACAAGGAGGAGCAGATCGTGCGGCTGTAA
- the ACOT11 gene encoding acyl-coenzyme A thioesterase 11 isoform X2: MLSFFWLRCLLKMVKENIVVPEEILNFCCNGLQGSTSPPRVREPGEEVPGAMESPSPARNPTEVQMSQLVLPCHTNHCGELSTGQLLKWIDTAACLSAERHAGCPCVTASMDDIYFERTISVGQVVNIKAKVNRAFNSSMEVGIQVSYEDLCSGKHSSICKAYATFVAQSPSGCKVKLQPLTPQTEEEKIEHSIAAERRRMRLVHKDTLKDLLTSSPQETELETRDGSVAVPAEKTRVESVELVLPPHANHQGNTFGGQIMAWMENVATIAASRLCHAHPTLQAIEMFHFRGPSQVGDRLVLKAIVNNSFKNSMEVGVCAEAHGQEMSVSRRHINSAFMTFVVLDEKGRPRTLPMVAPEPGDGERRYREASARKKIRLDRKYVVSCKQTEVPLSVPWDQSNKVYLSYNNVSALKTLIAKANWALAREKDKVQMYTLEEDKFLSFRIEMLVCITASQAFSLLSDLRRRHEWDKHYASAELIQQVDDDDMIYHVVSQTLSHENKPQDFVILASRRKPCSKGDPYVVAFRSVTLPTHPASDSFTRGETLCSGFCIWPESEEMSKVAYYNQATPGYLNYVTTNVVGLSSNFCATFEACEKFLLKNKEEQIVRL, translated from the exons ATGCTCAGCTTCTTctggctgag ATGTCTCTTAAAAATGGTCAAGGAGAATATTGTAGTGCCTGAAGAGATCTTGAATTTCTGTTGCAATGGCCTCCAG GGCTCAACGTCTCCACCACGTGTCCGAGAGCCAGGAGAGGAGGTACCAGGGGCCATGGAGAGCCCCTCACCCGCCCGCAACCCCACAGAGGTGCAGATGAGCCAGCTGGTGCTGCCCTGCCACACCAACCACTGTGGTGAGCTCAGCACCGGCCAGCTGCTCAAGTGGATCGACACGGCCGCCTGCCTCTCTG ctGAGAGACATGCAGGCTGCCCATGTGTCACGGCTTCCATGGATGATATCTATTTTGAGCGTACCATTAG tgtcgGACAAGTTGTCAACATCAAAGCCAAAGTGAACCGAGCCTTCAACTCCAGCATGGAG GTGGGCATCCAGGTGAGCTACGAGGACCTGTGCAGCGGGAAGCACAGCAGCATCTGCAAGGCATATGCCACCTTCGTGGCACAGAGCCCCTCTGGCTGCAAG GTGAAGCTGCAGCCACTGACCCCACAGACAGAGGAGGAGAAGATTGAGCACAGCATCGCTGCCGAGCGCCGCCGCATGCGGCTGGTCCACAAGGACACTCTCAAGGACCTCCTCACCAGCAGCCCCCAAGAAACAG AGCTGGAGACGCGGGATGGCAGCGTGGCAGTGCCGGCGGAGAAGACGCGAGTGGAGAGTGTGGAGCTGGTGCTGCCCCCACACGCCAACCATCAGGGCAACACCTTCGGTGGGCAGATCATGGCCTGGATGGAGAATGTGGCCACAATTGCAGCCAG CCGGCTGTGCCATGCCCACCCCACGCTGCAGGCCATTGAGATGTTCCACTTTCGGGGACCATCGCAAGTTGGGGACCGCCTGGTCCTCAAAGCCATTGTCAACAACTCCTTCAAAAACAG CATGGAGGTGGGGGTCTGTGCTGAGGCACACGGCCAGGAGATGTCCGTCAGCAGGAGACACATCAACAGTGCCTTCATGACCTTTGTGGTGCTGGACGAGAAGGGGCGGCCCCGCACCCTGCCCATGGTGGCACCTGAGCCAGGG GATGGAGAGAGGAGGTACAGAGAAGCCAGTGCTAGGAAAAAAATCCGTCTGGACCG AAAATACGTCGTCTCCTGCAAACAGACTGAGGTGCCGCTCTCTGTGCCCTGGGACCAAAGCAACAAG GTTTATTTGAGCTACAACAACGTCTCTGCACTGAAGACGCTCATAGCCAAAGCCAACTGGGCACTGGCCAGAGAAAAGGATAAG GTGCAGATGTACACGCTGGAGGAGGACAAGTTCCTCTCCTTCCGGATTGAGATGTTGGTCTGCATCACTGCCAGCCAAGCCTTCTCCCTGCTCTCCGACCTGCGGCGCCGGCACGAGTGGGACAAACACTACGC GAGTGCTGAGCTCATCCAGCAAGTGGATGACGACGACATGATCTACCACGTGGTGAGCCAGACGCTCAGCCATGAGAACAAGCCACAGGACTTCGTCATCCTGGCGTCCCGGCGGAAACCCTGCAGCAAGGG AGACCCTTACGTGGTAGCCTTTCGGTCGGTGACACTGCCCACCCACCCCGCCAGCGACAGCTTCACACGAGGGGAGACGCTCTGCTCTGGTTTCTGCATTTGGCCAGAATCAGAGGAGATGAGCAAG GTGGCTTATTACAACCAGGCCACGCCGGGGTACCTCAACTATGTCACCACCAACGTGGTGGGACTCTCCTCCAACTTCTGCGCCACATTCGAAGCCTGTGAGAAGTTCCTGCTGAAGAACAAGGAGGAGCAGATCGTGCGGCTGTAA
- the ACOT11 gene encoding acyl-coenzyme A thioesterase 11 isoform X1, with translation MLSFFWLRCLLKMVKENIVVPEEILNFCCNGLQGSTSPPRVREPGEEVPGAMESPSPARNPTEVQMSQLVLPCHTNHCGELSTGQLLKWIDTAACLSAERHAGCPCVTASMDDIYFERTISVGQVVNIKAKVNRAFNSSMEVGIQVSYEDLCSGKHSSICKAYATFVAQSPSGCKVKLQPLTPQTEEEKIEHSIAAERRRMRLVHKDTLKDLLTSSPQETAELETRDGSVAVPAEKTRVESVELVLPPHANHQGNTFGGQIMAWMENVATIAASRLCHAHPTLQAIEMFHFRGPSQVGDRLVLKAIVNNSFKNSMEVGVCAEAHGQEMSVSRRHINSAFMTFVVLDEKGRPRTLPMVAPEPGDGERRYREASARKKIRLDRKYVVSCKQTEVPLSVPWDQSNKVYLSYNNVSALKTLIAKANWALAREKDKVQMYTLEEDKFLSFRIEMLVCITASQAFSLLSDLRRRHEWDKHYASAELIQQVDDDDMIYHVVSQTLSHENKPQDFVILASRRKPCSKGDPYVVAFRSVTLPTHPASDSFTRGETLCSGFCIWPESEEMSKVAYYNQATPGYLNYVTTNVVGLSSNFCATFEACEKFLLKNKEEQIVRL, from the exons ATGCTCAGCTTCTTctggctgag ATGTCTCTTAAAAATGGTCAAGGAGAATATTGTAGTGCCTGAAGAGATCTTGAATTTCTGTTGCAATGGCCTCCAG GGCTCAACGTCTCCACCACGTGTCCGAGAGCCAGGAGAGGAGGTACCAGGGGCCATGGAGAGCCCCTCACCCGCCCGCAACCCCACAGAGGTGCAGATGAGCCAGCTGGTGCTGCCCTGCCACACCAACCACTGTGGTGAGCTCAGCACCGGCCAGCTGCTCAAGTGGATCGACACGGCCGCCTGCCTCTCTG ctGAGAGACATGCAGGCTGCCCATGTGTCACGGCTTCCATGGATGATATCTATTTTGAGCGTACCATTAG tgtcgGACAAGTTGTCAACATCAAAGCCAAAGTGAACCGAGCCTTCAACTCCAGCATGGAG GTGGGCATCCAGGTGAGCTACGAGGACCTGTGCAGCGGGAAGCACAGCAGCATCTGCAAGGCATATGCCACCTTCGTGGCACAGAGCCCCTCTGGCTGCAAG GTGAAGCTGCAGCCACTGACCCCACAGACAGAGGAGGAGAAGATTGAGCACAGCATCGCTGCCGAGCGCCGCCGCATGCGGCTGGTCCACAAGGACACTCTCAAGGACCTCCTCACCAGCAGCCCCCAAGAAACAG CAGAGCTGGAGACGCGGGATGGCAGCGTGGCAGTGCCGGCGGAGAAGACGCGAGTGGAGAGTGTGGAGCTGGTGCTGCCCCCACACGCCAACCATCAGGGCAACACCTTCGGTGGGCAGATCATGGCCTGGATGGAGAATGTGGCCACAATTGCAGCCAG CCGGCTGTGCCATGCCCACCCCACGCTGCAGGCCATTGAGATGTTCCACTTTCGGGGACCATCGCAAGTTGGGGACCGCCTGGTCCTCAAAGCCATTGTCAACAACTCCTTCAAAAACAG CATGGAGGTGGGGGTCTGTGCTGAGGCACACGGCCAGGAGATGTCCGTCAGCAGGAGACACATCAACAGTGCCTTCATGACCTTTGTGGTGCTGGACGAGAAGGGGCGGCCCCGCACCCTGCCCATGGTGGCACCTGAGCCAGGG GATGGAGAGAGGAGGTACAGAGAAGCCAGTGCTAGGAAAAAAATCCGTCTGGACCG AAAATACGTCGTCTCCTGCAAACAGACTGAGGTGCCGCTCTCTGTGCCCTGGGACCAAAGCAACAAG GTTTATTTGAGCTACAACAACGTCTCTGCACTGAAGACGCTCATAGCCAAAGCCAACTGGGCACTGGCCAGAGAAAAGGATAAG GTGCAGATGTACACGCTGGAGGAGGACAAGTTCCTCTCCTTCCGGATTGAGATGTTGGTCTGCATCACTGCCAGCCAAGCCTTCTCCCTGCTCTCCGACCTGCGGCGCCGGCACGAGTGGGACAAACACTACGC GAGTGCTGAGCTCATCCAGCAAGTGGATGACGACGACATGATCTACCACGTGGTGAGCCAGACGCTCAGCCATGAGAACAAGCCACAGGACTTCGTCATCCTGGCGTCCCGGCGGAAACCCTGCAGCAAGGG AGACCCTTACGTGGTAGCCTTTCGGTCGGTGACACTGCCCACCCACCCCGCCAGCGACAGCTTCACACGAGGGGAGACGCTCTGCTCTGGTTTCTGCATTTGGCCAGAATCAGAGGAGATGAGCAAG GTGGCTTATTACAACCAGGCCACGCCGGGGTACCTCAACTATGTCACCACCAACGTGGTGGGACTCTCCTCCAACTTCTGCGCCACATTCGAAGCCTGTGAGAAGTTCCTGCTGAAGAACAAGGAGGAGCAGATCGTGCGGCTGTAA